Within Caproicibacterium argilliputei, the genomic segment TGATATTGACTTTATTCGTCGGGGACTCATCAAAGCGTGAGAAGTAGCGGCCCAGCATCACGAAGTCCGCACCCATGGCGAGCGCAAGTGTGATGTGATGGTCATAAACAATGCCGCCGTCGGAACAAATCGGCACATAAATGCCGGTTTCCTTATAATAAGCATCGCGTGCCTTGGCAACCTCGATGACAGCGGTTGCTTGCCCACGGCCGATTCCTTTGGTTTCGCGGGTGATACAAATGGAGCCGCCGCCAATGCCGATTTTCACAAAGTCCGCGCCCGCTTCTGCCAGAAACCGGAAGCCGTCGCCGTCAATCACGTTGCCGGCACCGATTTTTACCCGGTCGCCGTACTGCTGGCGCACCCACGCGATGGTGCGCTTCTGCCACTCAGAGTACCCTTCGGAGGAGTCGATGCACAGCACGTCCGCGCCCGCTTCCAGAAGTGCCGGAATCCGCTCTGCGTAATCACGCGTATTGATGCCTGCACCAACCATGTAACGCTTCTGTGCGTCCAGCAGCTCACTGGTGTTCTCCTTATGCTCTGAATAATCCTTCCGGAACACAAAGTAGCAGAGCTTCCCGTCGTCATCCACAACCGGCAGGGAGTTGAGCTTATTTTCCCAAATGATGTCGTTGCACTCGGAAAGGGTAGCGCCCTTGGGAGCGGAAATGACTTTTTCTATCGGTGTCATAAAGGAAGAAACCGGCGTGTCCACAGCCATCCGGCTGACACGGTAATCGCGGCTGGAAACCACACCGAGCAGCTTGCCGGTGCCAGTGCCGTCATCTGTCACTGCCACAGTGGAGTGACCTGTTTCTTCTTTCAGCTTCAGGATGTCCGCAAGTGTCTGGTCGGGCTTAATGTTGGAGTCGCTGGTGACAAAGCCTGCCTTGTACGCCTTGACACGCGCCACCATGGCGGCTTCTTGCTCAATGGTCTGAGAGCCATAGATAAACGAAACGCCGCCCTCTTTGGCCAGCGCGACCGCCAGCGTATCATTGGAAACCGACTGCATGATGGCAGAGGTTAGGGGGACATTCAAAGAAATTGCAGGCTCCTCCCCTTTTTTAAACTTGGTGAGTGGTGTTTTCAGGCTCACATGATTCGGTATGCACTCTGCGGAGGAGTATCCGGGCATCAGCAGATACTCATTAAAGGTATGACAGGGTTCTTCGTAATAAAAAGCCATTTGCAGCATCCTCCATTTTTTATCATCCTGTTCCCCGACAGCGCGCGGGGGCATTGAAAAAATGCTGTTTGCAACGGCAGCAGCCGTTTGAAACAGCAAAAATAATATTGTCTGCTATTATAACACGGTGCGCCGCTCTTTGCAACCAGATAAACAGATTTACAAATTATGAACCATACAGGAAAAGATACGGGCAAGCGCAGCAGACCATTTTTCCCTCTTTAAAACTATTTTATGATGAATCGTGGAAAGTACTTGTTAACAT encodes:
- a CDS encoding IMP dehydrogenase, coding for MAFYYEEPCHTFNEYLLMPGYSSAECIPNHVSLKTPLTKFKKGEEPAISLNVPLTSAIMQSVSNDTLAVALAKEGGVSFIYGSQTIEQEAAMVARVKAYKAGFVTSDSNIKPDQTLADILKLKEETGHSTVAVTDDGTGTGKLLGVVSSRDYRVSRMAVDTPVSSFMTPIEKVISAPKGATLSECNDIIWENKLNSLPVVDDDGKLCYFVFRKDYSEHKENTSELLDAQKRYMVGAGINTRDYAERIPALLEAGADVLCIDSSEGYSEWQKRTIAWVRQQYGDRVKIGAGNVIDGDGFRFLAEAGADFVKIGIGGGSICITRETKGIGRGQATAVIEVAKARDAYYKETGIYVPICSDGGIVYDHHITLALAMGADFVMLGRYFSRFDESPTNKVNINGQYMKEYWGEGSNRARNWQRYDLGGAKKLSFEEGVDSYVPYAGSLKDNVNTTLSKVRSTMCNCGALTIAELQEKAKLTLVSSTSILEGGAHDVLLKDSNNQVK